The following are encoded in a window of uncultured Ilyobacter sp. genomic DNA:
- the garR gene encoding 2-hydroxy-3-oxopropionate reductase, producing the protein MKKVGFIGLGIMGKPMAINLVKAGIPLMVLDLNKEAVKELLDLGAVAANSPKDIGENCDVIFTILPNGKIVENVVLGTNGIVEGIKSGTVIVDMSSVSPVETEVLNKKLTEIECFILDAPVSGGEPKAVTGELAFMVGGEQEAFDKVMPYFDIMGSSALLVGKSGCGSTVKLANQIIVNLNIAAMSEGLVLAAKAGVDPEKLFHAIKGGLAGSAVLNAKVPLIVERNFVAGGRIDINMKDMTNVMATAHALDVPLPLSSNLLEIMHALNADGKGTDDHGGIVQYFEKLAGIEVKRV; encoded by the coding sequence ATGAAAAAGGTAGGATTTATAGGACTGGGTATCATGGGTAAACCAATGGCAATAAATTTAGTTAAGGCTGGAATTCCTTTAATGGTATTAGATTTAAATAAAGAAGCTGTCAAAGAACTTCTGGATTTGGGAGCGGTAGCTGCAAATTCTCCAAAAGATATAGGGGAGAATTGTGATGTGATATTTACAATCTTACCAAATGGAAAAATTGTAGAAAATGTAGTATTGGGAACAAATGGAATTGTTGAAGGTATAAAGAGTGGAACTGTAATTGTAGATATGAGTTCTGTTTCTCCAGTAGAAACAGAGGTTTTAAATAAAAAACTTACAGAGATAGAGTGTTTTATATTAGATGCTCCAGTTAGTGGAGGTGAACCAAAGGCCGTTACTGGTGAGCTGGCATTTATGGTTGGAGGAGAACAGGAAGCTTTTGATAAAGTCATGCCTTATTTTGATATTATGGGATCGTCAGCTCTACTTGTAGGTAAGTCAGGATGCGGGTCTACAGTGAAATTAGCAAATCAGATTATAGTAAATCTTAATATAGCAGCAATGTCAGAAGGCCTTGTTCTAGCTGCAAAAGCCGGAGTAGATCCAGAGAAACTTTTCCACGCAATAAAAGGTGGACTTGCAGGTAGTGCTGTACTAAATGCAAAGGTACCTCTTATAGTAGAAAGAAATTTCGTAGCTGGGGGAAGAATAGATATCAATATGAAAGATATGACAAATGTTATGGCGACAGCACATGCTTTGGACGTTCCATTACCTCTATCCAGTAATCTTCTTGAGATTATGCATGCTCTTAATGCAGATGGGAAAGGTACGGATGATCACGGAGGGATTGTGCAATACTTCGAAAAATTAGCAGGGATAGAAGTGAAAAGGGTATAG
- a CDS encoding FAD-dependent oxidoreductase gives MNKFDVIVIGGSAAGLVSAMTGKANYPDKKFLLIRKEKDALVPCGIPYIFGTLESSDQNVMPLGGLSKAGIEFKQDEVIEVDRKNKTVKTASGEKFQYEKLIFATGSTPHVPNWLKGSNLENVFVVPKNKLYLDELKSKLNNMKKIVVIGAGFIGVEVSDELNKCGKDVTLVEILPSILGKAFDIDIAREAENTLIERGLNLKTNVAVKELIGTDKVQEVILENGEKLEADAVILAMGYTPNTCLAKKSGLELNKLGALEVDSYLRTDDKDIFAAGDCAAKVDFITRKDTPIMLASTAASEARIVGMNLYKLSVMRSFTGTVAIFSTAIGDISFASAGITEEESKRNGFEVTVGKFQGVDKHPATLPGTKKQIVKIIAAKDSKIIMGGEVIGGESAGELINVIGLAIQKNMTVTELYTSQIGTHPLLTSAPTQYPLIKAVENIILKI, from the coding sequence ATGAATAAATTTGATGTTATTGTAATTGGGGGAAGTGCAGCTGGGTTGGTATCAGCAATGACAGGAAAGGCAAATTATCCAGACAAGAAATTTTTGTTAATCAGGAAGGAAAAAGATGCCCTTGTTCCTTGTGGTATACCATATATTTTTGGAACACTTGAATCAAGTGATCAAAATGTAATGCCGTTGGGAGGATTGTCAAAAGCAGGAATAGAGTTTAAACAAGATGAGGTTATTGAGGTAGATAGAAAAAATAAAACAGTTAAAACTGCTAGTGGAGAAAAGTTTCAATATGAAAAATTGATTTTTGCAACAGGTTCAACTCCACATGTTCCAAACTGGCTTAAAGGTTCTAACTTAGAAAATGTCTTTGTAGTACCAAAGAATAAACTGTATCTTGATGAGCTTAAATCTAAACTTAATAATATGAAAAAAATAGTAGTCATAGGTGCAGGATTTATAGGGGTAGAAGTTTCAGATGAACTGAATAAATGTGGTAAAGATGTTACTCTTGTAGAAATTCTTCCTTCAATTTTAGGAAAAGCTTTTGATATTGATATTGCAAGAGAAGCAGAAAATACTTTGATTGAGAGAGGTTTAAACTTAAAGACAAATGTAGCTGTAAAAGAATTAATAGGAACCGATAAGGTACAAGAAGTAATTTTAGAAAATGGTGAAAAATTAGAAGCAGATGCTGTGATTTTAGCAATGGGTTATACTCCTAATACTTGTTTGGCGAAAAAATCTGGATTAGAATTAAATAAACTCGGTGCTCTTGAAGTAGATAGCTACCTTAGAACAGATGATAAAGATATCTTTGCTGCAGGGGACTGTGCTGCAAAAGTAGATTTTATTACAAGAAAAGACACTCCTATAATGCTGGCGTCTACTGCCGCTTCAGAAGCAAGAATAGTAGGTATGAATCTTTATAAACTTTCAGTAATGAGATCATTCACTGGAACAGTTGCAATATTTTCAACTGCTATTGGAGATATTTCTTTTGCTTCAGCAGGAATTACAGAGGAAGAGAGTAAGAGAAATGGATTTGAAGTAACTGTAGGAAAATTTCAAGGTGTAGATAAACATCCTGCAACCCTCCCAGGAACTAAAAAACAAATTGTAAAAATAATTGCAGCAAAAGATTCTAAAATTATAATGGGGGGAGAAGTTATAGGTGGAGAAAGTGCCGGAGAACTTATTAATGTCATCGGACTTGCAATACAAAAAAATATGACTGTAACAGAGCTGTATACATCACAGATAGGTACACATCCGCTACTCACATCTGCACCAACTCAATATCCTTTAATAAAAGCAGTAGAAAATATAATTTTAAAAATCTAA
- a CDS encoding recombinase family protein, which produces MKYGYVRVSTREQNEERQLKALRENGVGANHIYTDKISGKSMDRPAWNELLVKAVAGDTIVIKELDRLGRNLKQIKDTYELLGKKKVHLQILDNEVLSTANKSKVEIELLQPMLLHLLGYIAEKEREKLLKRQREGIEAMEINDKGKKVSKRTRRETGRPSKRATLTKEQEWHIDAWISKSIKLSDCIKLTKLSKATLYRIKKGGMQFEL; this is translated from the coding sequence ATGAAATACGGTTATGTGAGGGTATCAACCAGAGAGCAGAATGAAGAGAGACAGCTAAAGGCTCTGAGAGAGAACGGAGTAGGTGCAAATCACATCTATACAGACAAGATATCAGGGAAGAGTATGGACAGACCGGCATGGAATGAGCTGCTTGTAAAGGCTGTAGCCGGAGACACGATAGTGATCAAAGAGTTAGACAGGCTAGGAAGAAACCTGAAACAGATAAAGGACACCTATGAGCTTTTAGGGAAGAAGAAGGTGCATCTACAGATCTTAGACAACGAGGTGTTATCCACAGCCAATAAAAGCAAGGTAGAGATAGAGCTGCTTCAGCCGATGCTTCTTCACCTGCTTGGGTACATAGCGGAGAAGGAGAGGGAAAAGCTTCTAAAGAGGCAGCGAGAAGGTATAGAGGCTATGGAGATAAATGACAAGGGTAAAAAGGTATCTAAGCGAACCAGAAGAGAAACAGGGCGACCTAGTAAACGAGCCACTCTGACAAAAGAACAGGAGTGGCATATAGACGCCTGGATAAGCAAAAGTATAAAACTTTCTGACTGCATAAAACTTACGAAGCTGAGCAAGGCAACTCTGTACCGGATAAAAAAAGGGGGAATGCAGTTTGAATTATAA
- a CDS encoding class II fructose-bisphosphate aldolase, translating into MKLVNSKELVDDAFKKGYAVPGFNAGHMEFIKAIIDVADEMRSPVIIQVGHTEIDYAGGKNIVDMVKNFGEDKNIKAAIHLDHGPDMRIVLECIRNGFSSVMYDGSMLPFEENISKTKEIVDVSDKLDISVEGELGSIGGTSEWGEKIHDDYQTDPVLAGEYVKKTGVNSLAIGIGNVHGLYKGTPKLDFELLKNIAENTNIPLVLHGGSGIPEADIKKAISMGISKINVSSQLRKAFITGMKEYMEENPKGNMTINIMERGYEKVKDEIRSIIKIFGCENRI; encoded by the coding sequence ATGAAGCTAGTCAACTCCAAAGAATTAGTAGATGATGCTTTTAAAAAGGGTTATGCTGTTCCCGGATTTAATGCTGGGCATATGGAGTTTATTAAAGCTATAATTGATGTTGCAGATGAAATGAGGTCTCCTGTTATTATTCAGGTAGGGCATACTGAGATAGATTATGCTGGTGGCAAAAATATAGTGGATATGGTAAAGAACTTCGGAGAAGATAAGAATATAAAAGCAGCTATCCACCTAGACCATGGACCGGATATGAGGATTGTACTTGAATGTATAAGGAATGGATTTTCTTCAGTTATGTATGATGGTTCCATGCTTCCTTTTGAAGAGAATATATCTAAAACTAAAGAAATCGTAGATGTATCAGATAAACTAGATATATCAGTTGAAGGTGAGCTAGGATCTATAGGAGGGACATCAGAATGGGGTGAAAAAATCCATGACGATTATCAAACTGATCCTGTACTTGCAGGAGAGTATGTAAAAAAAACTGGAGTAAATTCTCTGGCCATAGGAATAGGTAATGTTCACGGATTATACAAAGGGACTCCAAAATTAGATTTTGAGCTTTTGAAAAATATTGCGGAAAATACAAATATTCCGTTGGTACTCCATGGAGGCAGTGGGATACCAGAGGCTGATATAAAAAAAGCCATAAGCATGGGGATAAGCAAGATTAATGTGAGTTCTCAACTTAGAAAGGCTTTTATAACTGGAATGAAAGAATACATGGAAGAAAATCCTAAAGGCAATATGACAATAAATATCATGGAAAGAGGTTATGAAAAGGTAAAAGATGAAATAAGGTCGATAATTAAGATCTTTGGTTGTGAGAATAGGATTTAA
- a CDS encoding cold-shock protein: protein MANGTVKWFNGEKGFGFITSEDGNDLFVHFSEINKPGFKTLEEGERVTFEITKGQRGPQASNVTAE, encoded by the coding sequence ATGGCAAACGGAACAGTTAAATGGTTCAACGGAGAAAAAGGATTCGGATTTATCACTTCTGAGGACGGAAACGATTTATTCGTGCACTTTTCTGAAATAAACAAGCCTGGGTTCAAGACTTTAGAAGAGGGAGAAAGAGTTACTTTCGAAATCACTAAAGGTCAAAGAGGACCGCAAGCTTCAAACGTAACAGCTGAGTAA
- a CDS encoding outer membrane beta-barrel protein yields the protein MKRTLMLLGCFIVLGTTTLASVDIASPERNSLNIKVGFGTGDVDYDRENNYDYDISLSNTSLNLEYLASYNQGLELGVGTGIARNSVDDWDWEVTTIPVYAIARYKWSTNSDWDPYVFANLGYAFSNFDYSYDNNSGYSYSREVTGGLYSALGLGAEYKEKFSVEIYWNKSNLGYEEHNSSGDKYDGDFDVDMVTLALGYRLDI from the coding sequence ATGAAAAGAACATTGATGCTTCTCGGGTGTTTTATTGTCTTAGGAACTACTACCTTAGCTTCAGTTGATATTGCATCACCAGAGAGGAACTCTCTCAATATCAAAGTTGGGTTTGGAACTGGAGATGTTGATTACGATAGGGAAAATAACTACGATTATGATATTTCTCTATCTAATACGTCTCTGAATTTAGAGTATCTTGCATCTTATAATCAAGGTCTTGAATTAGGTGTTGGAACTGGTATAGCTAGAAATTCTGTTGATGACTGGGATTGGGAAGTAACTACTATACCAGTTTACGCGATTGCCAGATACAAATGGTCTACAAACTCTGATTGGGATCCATATGTGTTTGCAAATCTAGGGTATGCATTTTCAAATTTTGATTATAGTTATGATAATAATAGTGGTTACTCATATTCACGTGAAGTTACTGGAGGACTTTACTCTGCTTTGGGATTGGGAGCAGAATACAAAGAAAAATTTTCTGTAGAAATATATTGGAACAAATCCAATCTAGGATATGAAGAACATAACTCATCCGGAGATAAATATGACGGAGATTTTGACGTAGATATGGTAACTCTTGCACTTGGTTATAGACTAGACATCTAA
- a CDS encoding IS256 family transposase: protein MTRKVKNINPLVKKIFQENDIQNIADAQSLMKDMFRDMVSIMLEAEMEETLGYSKHERNNDTDNSRNGYNDKKVKTSLGEIELDIPRDRNGTFEPQIVPKYSRDISDIEEKIISMYGRGMSTTDINDHLEEIYGMSFSPTQISRITDKVMEEANQWKSKPLKACYPFVFLDGIHFNVKTNGKVINKAAYIIVGIDLEGNKDILSIAVGENERSKFWLKEIDSLRSRGVEEIFIASVDGLPGFKEAINAIYPDTKVQRCIVHQIRNTLRFLNYKERKIFAQELKDVYRAHDAESGFDSLERLNKEYPEYSPALKSWYNNWNELSHFFEYPQEIRRIIYTTNTIESINSQFRKVSRSKAVFPADDSLQKVLYLASKNMLKKWTQKIRGWEKILRMLVVIYPEKMDKYLI from the coding sequence ATGACTAGAAAAGTGAAAAATATTAATCCTTTAGTTAAAAAGATTTTTCAGGAAAATGATATTCAAAATATTGCTGACGCGCAGTCTCTGATGAAAGATATGTTTAGGGATATGGTATCCATTATGCTGGAAGCTGAAATGGAGGAAACCCTTGGATATTCTAAACACGAGAGAAATAATGATACAGATAATTCTAGAAATGGATACAACGATAAAAAAGTAAAAACCAGTTTAGGAGAAATTGAGCTGGATATTCCGCGTGATAGAAATGGAACATTTGAGCCTCAGATTGTTCCCAAATATTCCCGTGATATCTCGGATATAGAAGAAAAGATAATATCCATGTATGGGCGTGGTATGTCCACTACAGATATCAATGATCATCTGGAAGAGATATACGGTATGAGCTTTTCTCCTACCCAGATAAGTAGAATAACTGATAAAGTAATGGAAGAAGCTAACCAATGGAAATCAAAGCCTTTGAAAGCCTGCTACCCCTTTGTTTTTCTCGACGGAATTCACTTTAATGTTAAAACCAATGGTAAGGTAATCAACAAAGCTGCATATATAATTGTAGGAATAGATCTCGAAGGGAACAAGGATATATTAAGTATCGCAGTAGGAGAAAATGAGCGCTCTAAGTTTTGGCTTAAAGAGATCGATTCCCTTAGATCCAGAGGCGTAGAAGAGATATTCATTGCATCAGTCGACGGATTGCCTGGTTTTAAAGAGGCTATTAATGCAATATACCCTGACACAAAGGTTCAGAGATGTATCGTACATCAAATTAGAAACACTCTAAGATTTCTTAATTACAAGGAGAGGAAGATATTTGCTCAGGAGCTAAAAGATGTTTACAGAGCGCATGACGCTGAATCTGGCTTTGATTCATTAGAAAGGCTGAATAAGGAATACCCTGAATACTCTCCAGCGCTTAAATCCTGGTATAATAACTGGAATGAATTAAGCCATTTTTTCGAGTATCCTCAGGAGATCAGAAGAATTATCTATACCACAAATACTATAGAAAGCATAAACAGTCAATTTAGGAAGGTAAGCCGCTCTAAGGCAGTATTTCCAGCCGATGACTCTCTTCAGAAGGTACTTTATCTGGCTTCTAAAAACATGTTAAAAAAGTGGACTCAGAAGATCAGAGGGTGGGAAAAGATACTTAGAATGCTGGTAGTAATTTATCCTGAAAAAATGGATAAATATTTAATTTAA
- a CDS encoding four-carbon acid sugar kinase family protein encodes MGYLNTKEVLSSIPAVDEVKVEKLYRDALDSLDKKIVVLDDDPTGVQTVHGVAVITDWEKETLINEFNEDKKIFFVLTNSRGFTAKETEEVHKIIAENIQYASEVTGKEYFVISRGDSTLRGHYPLETEVLRETIEKLSGKKLDGEIIMPFFKEGGRLTIKNTHYVDNGKELVPAGETEFAKDRTFGYTKSNIGEWVEEKTKGEFLAKDTIGISLESLRNLEIDKISDQLMNVKDFNKVVVNAVDYVDIKIFCIALIKALNSGKDFMYRTAAAFTKIVGGITNKPILLRNDLVKKDNGNGGLIIVGSHVKKTTEQLYELMKNDSVEYIEFDCHLVLEPIKFRAELERVIEKCDATIGSGKTCCVYTKRERLDLGENKKEEELKVSVEISDAVTSIVSRIKNKPNYVIAKGGITSSDVGTKGLNVKKAIVAGQIKPGIPVWTIGDESRFPGTPYVIFPGNVGAVTTFREAVEVLEG; translated from the coding sequence ATGGGATATTTAAATACAAAAGAAGTTTTGAGTTCAATCCCGGCAGTGGATGAAGTAAAAGTTGAAAAACTTTATAGAGATGCTTTGGATTCATTGGATAAAAAAATTGTAGTTCTAGATGATGACCCTACAGGTGTTCAGACTGTCCACGGAGTAGCCGTTATTACAGATTGGGAAAAAGAAACCCTTATAAATGAATTCAATGAAGATAAGAAAATATTTTTTGTACTCACAAACTCGAGAGGGTTTACTGCTAAGGAAACGGAAGAGGTTCATAAAATAATTGCTGAGAATATTCAGTATGCATCAGAAGTTACAGGGAAAGAATATTTTGTTATCAGCAGAGGGGATTCTACTTTGAGAGGACATTATCCTCTTGAAACTGAGGTTTTAAGAGAAACAATAGAAAAGTTGTCAGGGAAAAAACTCGACGGTGAAATAATAATGCCATTTTTTAAAGAGGGTGGACGTCTTACAATTAAAAATACTCATTATGTTGATAATGGGAAAGAATTGGTTCCTGCCGGAGAAACGGAATTTGCAAAAGATAGAACATTTGGATATACAAAATCTAATATAGGTGAATGGGTAGAAGAAAAAACAAAGGGAGAATTCTTAGCTAAAGATACAATAGGAATTTCTCTTGAAAGTCTAAGAAATCTTGAAATAGATAAAATATCCGATCAGCTTATGAATGTAAAAGATTTTAATAAAGTTGTGGTAAATGCAGTAGATTATGTAGATATAAAAATATTCTGCATTGCTCTGATAAAAGCTTTAAATTCAGGGAAGGATTTCATGTACAGAACAGCTGCTGCTTTCACAAAAATAGTAGGTGGAATAACTAATAAACCTATACTTCTAAGAAATGATTTGGTGAAAAAAGACAATGGTAATGGGGGGTTAATAATAGTTGGTTCTCATGTTAAGAAAACGACAGAGCAATTATACGAACTTATGAAAAATGACTCTGTTGAATATATTGAGTTTGATTGTCATCTTGTACTAGAACCTATAAAATTCAGGGCTGAACTTGAAAGAGTTATTGAAAAGTGTGATGCAACTATAGGGTCTGGAAAAACATGTTGTGTTTATACCAAAAGGGAAAGACTGGATCTTGGAGAAAATAAAAAAGAAGAAGAATTAAAAGTGTCTGTTGAAATTTCAGATGCAGTTACGAGTATTGTGTCTAGAATAAAAAATAAACCGAATTATGTTATTGCTAAAGGCGGAATAACATCTAGCGATGTTGGGACTAAAGGTCTAAACGTCAAAAAAGCTATAGTGGCAGGCCAGATCAAGCCTGGGATACCTGTCTGGACTATAGGGGATGAAAGCAGATTTCCTGGAACTCCTTATGTTATCTTTCCCGGAAATGTCGGAGCTGTGACTACATTCAGAGAAGCTGTAGAAGTTTTAGAAGGTTAA
- a CDS encoding TonB-dependent receptor, with protein MKKNLLWALMLVSAIAAKGEDIFYEEESIASVKLNESVITGEKFETTVRNTPKGITVITSEEIENSGAKDVSDILKFVPGIKSEGGTNGDGQLNYRGQGSMLPMSYTKTVIFVDGIKLNTMDSKVELNEIPIENVQKIEVIPGGSVIAGSVAGGVINIITKDDYKMEPFNQIRTEYGSYNSYRSGVSAGVNIGTDWLIQGNYDLYNSEGYRDDRGREKESAGVQLKRKLNDTDYLSFKYDYYYKKFDSAGSLSKEEVIEDRRQVDPSYNPNYYESEQNLYVLTYENELSDQFSFITDLYFKHYETYSLTSAGSGVTENDFDTYGISPRIQYKYLNDARLILGYDGYKTEGDYSSNSKGSKKWDEDSHAAFLTNRFKYGNFEFVQGYRRQWDDISYNYIDDKNDNYDKEFSNDAVELGANYYYSDTGSLFLNFNTNFLVPSTTYLKDADNADNVDEQTAETIEFGLKECIGNTFASLAFYQTVTDNEIYYDSPASKANRTYKNIDGETKRQGVELSLEHRFGKLTMKEAYSWIDPKITDGNYDGNQIPGASKNLFNLYASYQITPRFNIAMNNYYVGSYYAKGDLENTGEKVDNYWITDLIAFYDLQNGLKLETGIRNIFNEKYYDSVSYSNSSNELSYYPAEERNYYVGLNYTF; from the coding sequence ATGAAAAAAAATTTGTTATGGGCATTGATGCTCGTATCAGCAATTGCGGCAAAAGGGGAGGATATCTTTTATGAGGAAGAATCCATTGCTTCTGTAAAACTTAATGAAAGTGTAATTACCGGTGAAAAATTTGAAACAACAGTGAGAAATACCCCAAAGGGAATAACTGTTATAACTTCAGAAGAGATTGAAAATTCAGGGGCTAAAGATGTGAGTGATATACTTAAATTTGTTCCCGGAATAAAATCTGAGGGGGGTACAAATGGTGATGGTCAGCTAAACTATAGGGGACAGGGAAGCATGCTGCCGATGTCATATACAAAAACAGTTATTTTTGTCGATGGGATTAAACTTAATACGATGGACAGCAAGGTTGAATTGAATGAGATACCTATTGAAAACGTTCAAAAGATAGAAGTTATACCTGGAGGAAGTGTCATAGCAGGTAGTGTGGCAGGAGGAGTCATCAATATAATAACCAAAGATGATTATAAAATGGAACCCTTTAACCAGATTAGGACTGAGTACGGTTCCTATAATTCCTATAGATCAGGGGTCAGTGCTGGTGTTAATATTGGTACAGATTGGCTTATTCAAGGTAATTATGATCTTTACAATTCTGAAGGATATCGTGATGACAGAGGCAGGGAAAAAGAAAGTGCCGGTGTTCAATTAAAAAGGAAATTAAATGATACTGATTACCTTTCTTTTAAATATGATTATTATTATAAAAAATTTGATTCTGCAGGAAGTCTTTCAAAGGAAGAGGTAATTGAGGACAGGAGGCAGGTAGATCCAAGTTATAACCCTAACTATTATGAGAGCGAACAAAATCTATATGTACTGACATATGAAAATGAACTGAGTGATCAATTTTCATTTATTACTGATTTATATTTTAAACATTATGAAACTTATTCTTTGACGTCTGCCGGATCAGGTGTAACAGAAAATGATTTCGATACCTATGGGATTTCACCGAGAATTCAATATAAATATTTAAATGATGCCCGTTTAATATTGGGATATGACGGGTATAAGACTGAAGGGGACTATTCTTCTAACAGCAAGGGAAGTAAAAAATGGGATGAAGATAGTCACGCAGCCTTTTTGACTAATAGATTTAAATATGGGAACTTCGAATTTGTCCAGGGGTATAGAAGGCAGTGGGATGATATTTCTTATAATTACATAGATGATAAGAATGATAATTATGATAAAGAATTCAGCAATGATGCCGTTGAATTGGGTGCAAATTATTACTATTCAGATACGGGGAGTCTGTTTTTAAATTTTAATACAAATTTTTTGGTACCAAGTACAACGTATTTAAAAGATGCAGACAATGCAGATAATGTAGATGAGCAGACAGCTGAAACCATAGAATTCGGACTGAAAGAATGTATAGGAAATACTTTCGCATCTCTTGCATTCTATCAGACAGTTACAGATAATGAGATATATTATGATTCTCCAGCCTCTAAAGCTAACAGGACCTATAAAAATATTGATGGGGAAACAAAAAGACAAGGAGTGGAGCTTAGTCTCGAGCACAGGTTTGGAAAACTTACAATGAAAGAAGCATATTCGTGGATTGACCCAAAAATAACAGATGGAAATTATGATGGAAATCAGATTCCTGGAGCTTCTAAGAACTTATTTAACCTTTATGCCTCTTATCAGATTACACCAAGATTTAATATTGCAATGAACAACTATTATGTTGGTAGTTACTATGCAAAAGGTGATTTGGAGAATACCGGAGAAAAGGTTGATAATTATTGGATTACAGATCTGATTGCATTTTATGATTTACAAAATGGTTTGAAGTTGGAAACCGGTATAAGAAATATATTTAATGAAAAATATTATGATTCTGTATCATACTCAAATAGCTCAAATGAATTAAGTTATTATCCAGCTGAAGAGAGAAATTATTATGTTGGGTTAAATTATACATTTTAA
- a CDS encoding permease, which yields MRKIINRYRFFLIMLTALMILNFIDAETGKKATETFRFSIKEVLIIIPPIFVLMGMLDVWVPKEIMTKYMGEGSGLKGILLSIFIGSAAAGPLYGAFPVALIFMKKGVKFSNVIILMGAWSTTKIPMFLFEMGSLGKKFALIRLVLSITTIIVIAYTISSILSDKEKEEVYLKAEELS from the coding sequence ATGAGAAAGATTATAAATCGCTATAGATTTTTTTTGATTATGCTGACCGCCCTAATGATACTAAATTTTATAGATGCCGAAACAGGTAAAAAAGCAACGGAAACATTTCGGTTTAGTATAAAAGAAGTCCTCATAATAATTCCACCTATATTCGTGCTTATGGGAATGCTTGATGTTTGGGTTCCTAAAGAGATAATGACAAAGTATATGGGTGAAGGATCAGGACTGAAAGGGATACTTCTTTCCATATTTATAGGCTCTGCCGCTGCTGGTCCTTTATACGGTGCATTTCCTGTTGCGTTGATTTTTATGAAAAAAGGCGTTAAGTTTTCAAATGTGATAATCTTGATGGGCGCCTGGTCCACTACAAAGATCCCGATGTTTCTTTTTGAGATGGGATCACTTGGAAAAAAGTTTGCTCTTATAAGGCTTGTGCTGAGCATTACAACTATAATCGTAATAGCTTATACAATTTCTTCTATACTGAGTGACAAAGAAAAGGAAGAAGTTTATCTGAAAGCGGAGGAACTGAGTTAA
- a CDS encoding thermonuclease family protein, whose product MLAQTITGNVSYVSDGDTLHLVSNGEKYKIRFYGIDAPESSQDYGLEAKEFVMERVFGKPVRVEVMDTDRYGRKIGKIYYGNGTYLNKEVVRAGYAWHYRQYAPNDSDIKQAEAAARSSKIGLWRSSSPGLSQITCKLDS is encoded by the coding sequence ATCCTTGCACAAACTATCACAGGCAATGTCAGCTATGTAAGTGACGGAGACACATTACACCTGGTTTCTAATGGTGAAAAGTACAAGATTAGATTTTACGGTATAGACGCCCCTGAGAGTTCTCAGGACTATGGTTTGGAAGCTAAAGAGTTTGTCATGGAAAGAGTATTTGGAAAACCTGTCAGAGTTGAAGTCATGGACACAGATCGGTACGGAAGGAAAATCGGGAAGATCTATTATGGTAATGGCACGTATCTCAATAAAGAAGTTGTAAGAGCAGGTTACGCCTGGCACTACAGACAGTATGCACCTAATGATTCAGATATAAAACAAGCTGAAGCTGCTGCTAGAAGCTCTAAGATAGGTCTATGGAGATCTAGCAGCCCGGGTCTTTCCCAAATTACGTGTAAATTAGATTCCTAG
- a CDS encoding DUF5320 domain-containing protein yields MFGDGKGPMGRGEKTGRRFGYCNGFDSPGCMNERYGSDGYGLRRRNSCGRGSDFGRGFKAGFAKESKSGMGFARTRDLNNEYTSENEILRIRKESLEKQLRDIDSKLKELEK; encoded by the coding sequence ATGTTTGGAGACGGAAAAGGACCAATGGGAAGAGGAGAAAAAACTGGAAGAAGATTTGGTTATTGTAATGGTTTTGATTCCCCTGGATGTATGAATGAAAGATATGGATCTGATGGATATGGCTTGAGAAGAAGGAATAGTTGTGGTAGAGGATCGGATTTTGGAAGAGGTTTTAAAGCTGGTTTTGCAAAAGAATCCAAGTCTGGAATGGGATTTGCCAGAACAAGAGATCTGAATAATGAATATACAAGTGAAAATGAAATTTTGAGAATTAGAAAAGAATCTTTAGAAAAACAATTGAGAGATATAGACTCAAAATTAAAAGAACTAGAAAAATAA